Proteins from one Sabethes cyaneus chromosome 2, idSabCyanKW18_F2, whole genome shotgun sequence genomic window:
- the LOC128736082 gene encoding probable 28S ribosomal protein S16, mitochondrial gives MSLVPASGIGRYWARSAKIIRFARHGCTNRPFFHIVVMERRKCQYQPVIEQVGTYDPIPNEHNEKLVSFNFERVRFWLGSGAHLSTPVAELLGVSGLLPVHPRTYMAAWRQRQQEETKLGEAEPLMSSGDTESDVSGKEAHK, from the exons ATGTCTCTGGTTCCTGCTAGTGGCATCGGTCGCTATTGGGCAAGATCAGCAAAAATAATTCGTTTTGCGCGACACGGATGTACTAACCGCCCGTTTTTTCATATTGTGGTTATGGAG CGACGAAAGTGCCAATATCAACCCGTGATTGAACAAGTTGGCACATACGATCCAATACCGAACGAGCATAACGAGAAACTGGTATCGTTCAACTTCGAACGCGTGCGCTTCTGGTTGGGTAGCGGGGCTCATCTCTCAACACCTGTGGCGGAATTGTTAG GTGTATCAGGTTTACTTCCTGTGCACCCACGCACATATATGGCGGCTTGGAGACAGCGTCAACAGGAAGAAACTAAACTAGGTGAGGCTGAACCATTGATGAGCTCGGGAGACACTGAAAGCGATGTCAGTGGGAAAGAAGCgcataaataa